In Oryza sativa Japonica Group chromosome 2, ASM3414082v1, the following are encoded in one genomic region:
- the LOC136355302 gene encoding uncharacterized protein, which produces MAPHNPGLFAKLPALTQTLAAAACIPSPPRSRLALSLSCLASRHRRRRSLAPPPPPPRAAAERRRRSSSLSLSLNHPPPPPPVHSPLTLAAVARLPSSATVVAVAVERRHFRRRLAPPRPHLPRPRAAASTSTDAAVVSQSPTAFTSAFPSLRRLSAERGLRGEHGEREEANTLLHPRRRRRRRRRRLPIAVPPPALAGLLRLAVPLPSSLSIAVSGWLTSTNAEQCLNLFGPNKLKEKKESKFLRFMWNPLSWVMEAAAIMAIALANGGGSCRAGRTSWASSHCS; this is translated from the exons ATGGCACCACATAATCCG GGGCTTTTCGCTAAACTACCCGCACtaacccaaaccctagccgccgccgcctgcatcccctcccctccccgctcccgtctcgccctctccctctcctgccttgcctcgcgccaccgccgccgccgcagtctcgcgccgccaccgcctccccctcgcgccgccgccgaacgccgccgccgctcctcctctctctccctctccctcaaccatcctcctcctccgccgccggtccactcacccctaaccctagccgctgtcgcccgcctcccctcctccgccaccgtcgtcgccgtcgccgtcgagcgcCGCCActtccgccgtcgcctcgcgccaCCGCGTCCACATCTGCctcgccctcgcgccgccgcttccacctccaccgacgccgccgtcgtgtcGCAGTCTCCGACTGCCTTCACCTCTGCCTTCCCCTCGCTCCGACGCCTTTCCGCCGAGCGTGGGCTTCGAGGTGAACATGGAGAAAGGGAGGAGGCGAACACTCTTCTCCAcccccgccgacgccgacgccgacggcgccgccgcctgcccatCGCGGTGCCACCTCCTGctctcgccggcctcctccgcctcgcggTGCCACTGCCGTCGTCGCTGTCGATCGCCGTCTCCGGCTGGCTCACCTCCACCAATGCCGAGCAGTGCCTCAACCTCTTCGGCCCCAACAAGCTCAAGGAGAAGAAG gaAAGCAAGTTCTTGAGGTTCATGTGGAACCCGCTGTCCTGGGTCATGGAGGCCGCGGCGATCATGGCCATCGCTCTTGCCAATGGAGGA GGAAGCTGCCGGGCTGGCAGGACTTCGTGGGCATCATCACACTGCTCGTAA